The following proteins come from a genomic window of Miscanthus floridulus cultivar M001 chromosome 2, ASM1932011v1, whole genome shotgun sequence:
- the LOC136536122 gene encoding uncharacterized protein, with protein sequence MGWHLGYLLRASQGGLAGIGVGDQTTISVPVIPDGDNLPTKSFPVGINSSPSPSPNGRIHRGESGIESPLPSLQRTDWKKINNNIDNDRMRTSIRPYTLSIRKTPHMWPVDSFHSPQRLHPALRPTPTRRLCHPSRCLHRPTLVVGPFFPSPPGQSSPSAPSSRPRLAKARREPLASAAVSFILARARRRPAPIAGMSPPPPPPACDGSSPQPGQHSPAVCPTTPPLASRRGRDGPTVLPSACPSPTLCYVVRRKKGEKHTL encoded by the coding sequence ATGGGCTGGCACCTAGGCTACCTACTGCGTGCTTCGCAGGGCGGGTTGGCGGGGATCGGGGTCGGGGACCAGACAACCATCTCCGTCCCTGTCATCCCCGACGGGGACAACCTTCCTACTAAATCCTTCCCCGTGGGGATTAATTCTtctccatccccgtcccctaatggaagaattcaccgcggggaatcggggatcgagtccccgttgccatctttacaaaGAACTGActggaaaaaaataaataataacaTCGATAATGATAGGATGAGGACATCCATCCGTCCGTACACCCTCTCTataagaaaaactccccacatgtGGCCCGTCGACTCGTTCCACTCTCCGCAGCGCCTCCATCCCGCACTGCGCCCCACTCCGACACGCCGCCTCTGCCATCCCTCGCGATGCCTTCATCGGCCTACGCTCGTCGTCGGCCCCTTCTTTCCGTCCCCGCCTGGCCAGAGCTCTCCGTCGGCCCCTTCTTCCCGTCCCCGCCTAGCCAAAGCTCGCCGAGAGCCGCTTGCATCTGCGGCCGTCTCCTTCATCCTGGCTAGAGCCCGTCGGAGGCCTGCACCCATCGCTGGCATGTCCCCGCCTCCCCCTCCACCCGCCTGCGACGGCAGTAGCCCGCAGCCTGGCCAACACTCACCGGCGGTCTGTCCCACTACCCCTCCACTCGCCTCCAGAAGGGGCCGCGATGGGCCAACGGTGCTGCCCTCTGCCTGCCCATCCCCCACTCTGTGCTACGTCGTACGGAggaagaagggtgaaaaacaCACGTTGTaa